From the genome of Bactrocera oleae isolate idBacOlea1 chromosome 2, idBacOlea1, whole genome shotgun sequence, one region includes:
- the tacc gene encoding transforming acidic coiled-coil-containing protein 3 isoform X6: MLSARKKDFSATYNAVCSKNANLKATPTTQSTESLPSSPLKSAAMAPVADSVSTTTIKASEPEPKAGTFGGLSPVSLKTGAHVDIKCDAASDLNETKMPEMRTALNLYAEDRAKLTFEDGLIPTLTAAINEHEKHDGNLEKDDSNSVQHLQVKLEPDTAASSDNETFTECQSYQIGSANDYGFIADEYSFENSEIESYFSAANSRNATLTTGEADPLSVTINKTSEQDESDQGQLQSLLSAMSGEDLLAQNTHPLDVTFNEEPMDIDESFTDIKQNISVEGCQLSTTNVLVDNESTSKTTEPKDVVTNAEETQCKQVNFIRNEPAPKDVALPQPELEIAQTKLEVSLNKSIEIPTSTTQKTNYEHNNLDSSSTETASEVTADLTQATIGSTSPTSIHSANTSLHPIEEELLKYKFQGKQEIGNSWTGSQNALDLTVDIDSSTYSNKSSATSPSFPIKHKGNSLKQFPRSPTAAVPKNMTFLEKSEYTERIEIERKKSTVSEPKLELFGSRKTSTVDETSEQHAKSENLAASITSTTVCPNEPINDEIVSKKVNGGTATDTVALLASVSSMDSLDKRRTYNVSPQVTPSREIESVTETCVNDHDKRRTFNMPAAPQAPSIVAQKYEKDEDKPRIFNMPAMTQETDVTTQKPESESSNRRTFNILGSEDIVAEKSSSENNSDATKRPRTYIVSEPTFPMGPNTDEINVPMDIDDTLPAEPAVAAGQSNTTKSRTPMQSPTTTVCSSPPIPTLQNRIGNTITTSTSPPIPTLQNRVRNDQIQLIMDDDAFKVPLPPSPASSTASPPMATIQKRPSIHAYKNTEDVVEALSAKEQTKRDASDEKDVFAGNCTPSPMEEQPSSTSTFGNFGTHLNVDVDQQEFASEQFENGNNLILNPSDFDFLLTKGNNSAPIDRSSILLKFDPLLGVPVPANQVLQQKPTKQTPQILQNILGDNLTNLSPTLEEDEHLTSASTSSISNNQSFVVETDNKRKTDEEESAKSKQNLIKISAEKHQRQPQPAVLKKHASMSVDVIKDMNIDNDSNKSFVNSNSQPDEKQINYKMDELEKKIKNEVLKTEDIEKKLKEAEQREEALIKRITEKDKTITKMTGVIEAYEKAIAELIAEKEQLLQNYEKQLAEIKADRDSNYQHLTSLETTFADLHVKYGKSKEMTLQLKADEEALVVEKRQILENLRLQEQRYEKMKNHAMQQLEIANKKLESLNKEHSIETTKLKALLKKEEISRASINEQLLQKSRENAELVKICDELINGQGS, encoded by the exons ATGCTTTCAGCGCGTAAAAAAGACTTCAGTGCAACG TACAACGCTGTTTGCTCGAAAAACGCAAATCTCAAAGCCACGCCCACAACGCAATCCACAGAGTCATTGCCTTCATCGCCACTAAAATCAGCTGCTATGGCACCTGTGGCTGATAGCGTTTCTACGACAACTATTAAAGCGAGCGAACCTGAGCCGAAAGCTGGGACTTTCGGTGGACTCTCTCCAGTGTCGCTTAAAACAGGTGCTCATGTAGATATTAAATGTG ATGCAGCAAGCGATTTAAATGAGACAAAAATGCCAGAAATGCGCACCGCGCTCAATCTGTATGCGGAAG atCGCGCAAAACTAACTTTTGAAGACGGTCTTATACCAACATTAACAGCAGCCATAAATGAGCATGAAAAACATGATGGTAATCTTGAAAAAG aTGACTCAAATTCGGTTCAACACCTGCAGGTAAAACTTGAACCGGACACCGCTGCCTCATCGGACAATGAAACCTTCACGGAATGTCAGTCCTACCAAATCGGGTCTGCTAACGATTATGGTTTTATAGCGGATGAATATAGTTTTGAGAATTCAGAAATCGAGTCATACTTTAGTGCTGCTAACTCAAGAAATGCTACACTCACTACAGGTGAAGCAGATCCTTTAAGTGTCACTATAAATAAAACGTCAGAACAGGATGAGAGTGACCAAGGTCAGTTGCAATCACTGCTCTCAGCTATGAGTGGTGAGGATTTGTTAGCGCAAAATACGCATCCGTTAGATGTAACCTTTAACGAAGAACCAATGGACATAGATGAGAGTTTTACTgacataaaacaaaatataagcgTTGAAGGATGCCAGTTGTCTACAACTAATGTCTTAGTTGATAATGAGTCAACTTCGAAAACAACAGAGCCTAAAGATGTTGTCACTAATGCCGAAGAGACTCAGTGTAAGcaagtaaattttattagaaaCGAACCTGCACCCAAAGATGTTGCGTTGCCTCAGCCCGAGTTAGAAATTGCACAAACAAAACTTGAGGTGTCTCTAAACAAAAGTATCGAGATACCTACATCAACAACGCAAAAAACCAATTATGAGCATAACAATCTAGATAGCAGCAGTACTGAAACAGCTTCGGAAGTAACAGCCGATCTTACACAAGCAACAATTGGTTCGACATCACCAACTTCGATTCATTCGGCAAATACCAGTTTACATCCCATCGAAGAAGagttattgaaatataaatttcaagGGAAACAAGAAATCGGTAACTCCTGGACTGGTTCGCAAAATGCACTGGATCTAACAGTGGATATAGACTCATCAACGTATAGCAATAAAAGTTCAGCTACCTCACCAAGTTTCCCTATAAAACATAAGGGCAACTCACTCAAACAATTTCCACGCTCGCCCACTGCGGCCGTGCCAAAAAATATGACATTCTTAGAAAAATCCGAATACACTGAGCGTATTGAAATCGAACGTAAAAAATCGACAGTCAGTGAGCCGAAGCTGGAGCTATTTGGTTCACGAAAAACATCGACGGTCGACGAAACATCAGAACAGCATGCAAAATCGGAAAATCTTGCTGCAAGCATTACTAGCACTACGGTATGTCCAAATGAGCCTATTAATGATGAAATTGTGTCAAAAAAAGTAAATGGCGGCACAGCAACGGATACAGTTGCTCTTTTAGCAAGTGTTTCTTCAATGGACAGTTTAGATAAACGTCGTACATATAATGTATCACCTCAAGTGACACCTTCCAGGGAAATAGAGAGCGTGACAGAAACATGTGTGAACGATCACGATAAACGACGCACCTTTAATATGCCTGCAGCGCCACAAGCACCAAGTATCGTtgcacaaaaatatgaaaaagacgAGGACAAACCACGTATCTTTAATATGCCTGCAATGACACAGGAAACAGACGTTACTACTCAAAAACCAGAGAGTGAGAGCAGTAATCGACggacatttaatattttaggcTCAGAAGATATAGTAGCAGAGAAATCTTCAAGCGAAAATAATTCTGATGCAACTAAGAGGCCTCGTACTTACATTGTATCTGAACCAACATTTCCGATGGGACCAAATACTGATGAAATAAATGTTCCTATGGACATAGACGACACATTACCTGCAGAGCCAGCAGTAGCGGCTGGCCAAAGCAACACAACAAAATCCCGTACACCGATGCAGTCTCCCACAACAACTGTTTGTAGTTCGCCACCAATACCAACTCTACAAAATCGTATTGgaaacacaataacaacaagcacaTCACCGCCAATACCGACACTACAAAATCGGGTACGAAATGACCAAATCCAACTTATTATGGATGATGATGCCTTTAAAGTGCCACTACCACCATCGCCAGCATCATCGACGGCATCACCACCAATGGCTACCATACAAAAACGACCATCTATCCATGCGTACAAAAATACTGAAGATGTCGTTGAAGCGCTATCCGCCAAAGAGCAAACCAAACGCGATGCCAGTGATGAGAAGGATGTGTTTGCTGGAAATTGTACACCCTCGCCCATGGAAGAGCAACCATCTTCAACAAGCACTTTTGGTAATTTCGGCACTCATTTAAACGTTGATGTGGACCAGCAAGAATTTGCAAGTGAGCAATTTGAGAATGGAAATAATT TAATTTTGAATCCATCCGACTTCGATTTTCTACTCACAAAAGGCAATAATAGCGCGCCAATTGATCGCagttcaattttactgaaattcGATCCGTTACTTGGCGTGCCAGTACCTGCAAATCAAGTGCTACAACAGAAACCAACAAAGCAAACACCACAAATATTGCAAAACATTTTAGGCGATAATCTAACTAACTTAAGTCCAACACTCGAAGAGGACGAGCACTTAACATCAGCGTCCACATCATCCATTAGCAATAATCAATCGTTTGTTGTTGAGACAGATAATAAAAGGAAAACTGACGAAGAGGAGAGTGCCAAGTCGAAACAGAACTTGATTAAGATTTCGGCAGAGAAACATCAACGCCAACCACAACCAGCTGTTTTAAAG AAGCATGCCAGTATGAGTGTCGACGTGATTAAGGATATGAATATCGACAACGATTCTAACAAATCTTTTGTGAATTCAAA CTCACAACCCGATGAAAAACAAATTAACTACAAAATGGATGAACTcgagaagaaaattaaaaacgaagT ACTCAAAACTGAGGATATCGAAAAGAAATTGAAAGAAGCTGAACAGCGCGAGGAGGCATTAATCAAGCGGATAACGGAAAAagacaaaacaataacaaaaatgac CGGTGTCATTGAAGCGTACGAAAAAGCAATTGCTGAGCTAATCGCTGAAAAAGAGCAATTATTACAAAACTACGAGAAACAGTTGGCGGAGATCAAGGCGGATCGCGACTCGAATTATCAACATCTCACGTCACTCGAAACGACATTTGCTGATCTGCATGT CAAATATGGCAAAAGTAAGGAAATGACGCTGCAGCTGAAAGCAGACGAAGAGGCTTTAGTGGTAGAGAAGCGGCAAATACTGGAAAATCTGCGACTTCAAGAGCAGCGatatgaaaaaatgaaaaatcatgCGATGCAACAGCTGGAAAT CGCCAACAAAAAGCTCGAATCACTTAACAAAGAGCACAGTATCGAAACAACAAAACTGAAAGCACTACTCAAAAAGGAGGAAATCTCACGTGCCTCTATCAATGAGCAATTACTGCAAAAGTCGAGAGAAAATGCGGAGCTGGTTAAGATATGTGATGAACTAATTAATGGCCAGGGAAGTTAA
- the tacc gene encoding transforming acidic coiled-coil-containing protein 3 isoform X5: MQHSCCTWWICCYNAVCSKNANLKATPTTQSTESLPSSPLKSAAMAPVADSVSTTTIKASEPEPKAGTFGGLSPVSLKTGAHVDIKCDAASDLNETKMPEMRTALNLYAEDRAKLTFEDGLIPTLTAAINEHEKHDGNLEKDDSNSVQHLQVKLEPDTAASSDNETFTECQSYQIGSANDYGFIADEYSFENSEIESYFSAANSRNATLTTGEADPLSVTINKTSEQDESDQGQLQSLLSAMSGEDLLAQNTHPLDVTFNEEPMDIDESFTDIKQNISVEGCQLSTTNVLVDNESTSKTTEPKDVVTNAEETQCKQVNFIRNEPAPKDVALPQPELEIAQTKLEVSLNKSIEIPTSTTQKTNYEHNNLDSSSTETASEVTADLTQATIGSTSPTSIHSANTSLHPIEEELLKYKFQGKQEIGNSWTGSQNALDLTVDIDSSTYSNKSSATSPSFPIKHKGNSLKQFPRSPTAAVPKNMTFLEKSEYTERIEIERKKSTVSEPKLELFGSRKTSTVDETSEQHAKSENLAASITSTTVCPNEPINDEIVSKKVNGGTATDTVALLASVSSMDSLDKRRTYNVSPQVTPSREIESVTETCVNDHDKRRTFNMPAAPQAPSIVAQKYEKDEDKPRIFNMPAMTQETDVTTQKPESESSNRRTFNILGSEDIVAEKSSSENNSDATKRPRTYIVSEPTFPMGPNTDEINVPMDIDDTLPAEPAVAAGQSNTTKSRTPMQSPTTTVCSSPPIPTLQNRIGNTITTSTSPPIPTLQNRVRNDQIQLIMDDDAFKVPLPPSPASSTASPPMATIQKRPSIHAYKNTEDVVEALSAKEQTKRDASDEKDVFAGNCTPSPMEEQPSSTSTFGNFGTHLNVDVDQQEFASEQFENGNNLILNPSDFDFLLTKGNNSAPIDRSSILLKFDPLLGVPVPANQVLQQKPTKQTPQILQNILGDNLTNLSPTLEEDEHLTSASTSSISNNQSFVVETDNKRKTDEEESAKSKQNLIKISAEKHQRQPQPAVLKKHASMSVDVIKDMNIDNDSNKSFVNSNSQPDEKQINYKMDELEKKIKNEVLKTEDIEKKLKEAEQREEALIKRITEKDKTITKMTGVIEAYEKAIAELIAEKEQLLQNYEKQLAEIKADRDSNYQHLTSLETTFADLHVKYGKSKEMTLQLKADEEALVVEKRQILENLRLQEQRYEKMKNHAMQQLEIANKKLESLNKEHSIETTKLKALLKKEEISRASINEQLLQKSRENAELVKICDELINGQGS; encoded by the exons ATGCAACACTCCTGTTGCACTTGGTGGATTTGTTGT TACAACGCTGTTTGCTCGAAAAACGCAAATCTCAAAGCCACGCCCACAACGCAATCCACAGAGTCATTGCCTTCATCGCCACTAAAATCAGCTGCTATGGCACCTGTGGCTGATAGCGTTTCTACGACAACTATTAAAGCGAGCGAACCTGAGCCGAAAGCTGGGACTTTCGGTGGACTCTCTCCAGTGTCGCTTAAAACAGGTGCTCATGTAGATATTAAATGTG ATGCAGCAAGCGATTTAAATGAGACAAAAATGCCAGAAATGCGCACCGCGCTCAATCTGTATGCGGAAG atCGCGCAAAACTAACTTTTGAAGACGGTCTTATACCAACATTAACAGCAGCCATAAATGAGCATGAAAAACATGATGGTAATCTTGAAAAAG aTGACTCAAATTCGGTTCAACACCTGCAGGTAAAACTTGAACCGGACACCGCTGCCTCATCGGACAATGAAACCTTCACGGAATGTCAGTCCTACCAAATCGGGTCTGCTAACGATTATGGTTTTATAGCGGATGAATATAGTTTTGAGAATTCAGAAATCGAGTCATACTTTAGTGCTGCTAACTCAAGAAATGCTACACTCACTACAGGTGAAGCAGATCCTTTAAGTGTCACTATAAATAAAACGTCAGAACAGGATGAGAGTGACCAAGGTCAGTTGCAATCACTGCTCTCAGCTATGAGTGGTGAGGATTTGTTAGCGCAAAATACGCATCCGTTAGATGTAACCTTTAACGAAGAACCAATGGACATAGATGAGAGTTTTACTgacataaaacaaaatataagcgTTGAAGGATGCCAGTTGTCTACAACTAATGTCTTAGTTGATAATGAGTCAACTTCGAAAACAACAGAGCCTAAAGATGTTGTCACTAATGCCGAAGAGACTCAGTGTAAGcaagtaaattttattagaaaCGAACCTGCACCCAAAGATGTTGCGTTGCCTCAGCCCGAGTTAGAAATTGCACAAACAAAACTTGAGGTGTCTCTAAACAAAAGTATCGAGATACCTACATCAACAACGCAAAAAACCAATTATGAGCATAACAATCTAGATAGCAGCAGTACTGAAACAGCTTCGGAAGTAACAGCCGATCTTACACAAGCAACAATTGGTTCGACATCACCAACTTCGATTCATTCGGCAAATACCAGTTTACATCCCATCGAAGAAGagttattgaaatataaatttcaagGGAAACAAGAAATCGGTAACTCCTGGACTGGTTCGCAAAATGCACTGGATCTAACAGTGGATATAGACTCATCAACGTATAGCAATAAAAGTTCAGCTACCTCACCAAGTTTCCCTATAAAACATAAGGGCAACTCACTCAAACAATTTCCACGCTCGCCCACTGCGGCCGTGCCAAAAAATATGACATTCTTAGAAAAATCCGAATACACTGAGCGTATTGAAATCGAACGTAAAAAATCGACAGTCAGTGAGCCGAAGCTGGAGCTATTTGGTTCACGAAAAACATCGACGGTCGACGAAACATCAGAACAGCATGCAAAATCGGAAAATCTTGCTGCAAGCATTACTAGCACTACGGTATGTCCAAATGAGCCTATTAATGATGAAATTGTGTCAAAAAAAGTAAATGGCGGCACAGCAACGGATACAGTTGCTCTTTTAGCAAGTGTTTCTTCAATGGACAGTTTAGATAAACGTCGTACATATAATGTATCACCTCAAGTGACACCTTCCAGGGAAATAGAGAGCGTGACAGAAACATGTGTGAACGATCACGATAAACGACGCACCTTTAATATGCCTGCAGCGCCACAAGCACCAAGTATCGTtgcacaaaaatatgaaaaagacgAGGACAAACCACGTATCTTTAATATGCCTGCAATGACACAGGAAACAGACGTTACTACTCAAAAACCAGAGAGTGAGAGCAGTAATCGACggacatttaatattttaggcTCAGAAGATATAGTAGCAGAGAAATCTTCAAGCGAAAATAATTCTGATGCAACTAAGAGGCCTCGTACTTACATTGTATCTGAACCAACATTTCCGATGGGACCAAATACTGATGAAATAAATGTTCCTATGGACATAGACGACACATTACCTGCAGAGCCAGCAGTAGCGGCTGGCCAAAGCAACACAACAAAATCCCGTACACCGATGCAGTCTCCCACAACAACTGTTTGTAGTTCGCCACCAATACCAACTCTACAAAATCGTATTGgaaacacaataacaacaagcacaTCACCGCCAATACCGACACTACAAAATCGGGTACGAAATGACCAAATCCAACTTATTATGGATGATGATGCCTTTAAAGTGCCACTACCACCATCGCCAGCATCATCGACGGCATCACCACCAATGGCTACCATACAAAAACGACCATCTATCCATGCGTACAAAAATACTGAAGATGTCGTTGAAGCGCTATCCGCCAAAGAGCAAACCAAACGCGATGCCAGTGATGAGAAGGATGTGTTTGCTGGAAATTGTACACCCTCGCCCATGGAAGAGCAACCATCTTCAACAAGCACTTTTGGTAATTTCGGCACTCATTTAAACGTTGATGTGGACCAGCAAGAATTTGCAAGTGAGCAATTTGAGAATGGAAATAATT TAATTTTGAATCCATCCGACTTCGATTTTCTACTCACAAAAGGCAATAATAGCGCGCCAATTGATCGCagttcaattttactgaaattcGATCCGTTACTTGGCGTGCCAGTACCTGCAAATCAAGTGCTACAACAGAAACCAACAAAGCAAACACCACAAATATTGCAAAACATTTTAGGCGATAATCTAACTAACTTAAGTCCAACACTCGAAGAGGACGAGCACTTAACATCAGCGTCCACATCATCCATTAGCAATAATCAATCGTTTGTTGTTGAGACAGATAATAAAAGGAAAACTGACGAAGAGGAGAGTGCCAAGTCGAAACAGAACTTGATTAAGATTTCGGCAGAGAAACATCAACGCCAACCACAACCAGCTGTTTTAAAG AAGCATGCCAGTATGAGTGTCGACGTGATTAAGGATATGAATATCGACAACGATTCTAACAAATCTTTTGTGAATTCAAA CTCACAACCCGATGAAAAACAAATTAACTACAAAATGGATGAACTcgagaagaaaattaaaaacgaagT ACTCAAAACTGAGGATATCGAAAAGAAATTGAAAGAAGCTGAACAGCGCGAGGAGGCATTAATCAAGCGGATAACGGAAAAagacaaaacaataacaaaaatgac CGGTGTCATTGAAGCGTACGAAAAAGCAATTGCTGAGCTAATCGCTGAAAAAGAGCAATTATTACAAAACTACGAGAAACAGTTGGCGGAGATCAAGGCGGATCGCGACTCGAATTATCAACATCTCACGTCACTCGAAACGACATTTGCTGATCTGCATGT CAAATATGGCAAAAGTAAGGAAATGACGCTGCAGCTGAAAGCAGACGAAGAGGCTTTAGTGGTAGAGAAGCGGCAAATACTGGAAAATCTGCGACTTCAAGAGCAGCGatatgaaaaaatgaaaaatcatgCGATGCAACAGCTGGAAAT CGCCAACAAAAAGCTCGAATCACTTAACAAAGAGCACAGTATCGAAACAACAAAACTGAAAGCACTACTCAAAAAGGAGGAAATCTCACGTGCCTCTATCAATGAGCAATTACTGCAAAAGTCGAGAGAAAATGCGGAGCTGGTTAAGATATGTGATGAACTAATTAATGGCCAGGGAAGTTAA